Proteins found in one Pelobates fuscus isolate aPelFus1 chromosome 10, aPelFus1.pri, whole genome shotgun sequence genomic segment:
- the LRRC18 gene encoding leucine-rich repeat-containing protein 18: protein MPKAKKGPKGKKINLKTAKNCIKVTYDGKRRLDLSKMGIAAMPKCILKLCDVEELDLSRNLIRKIPDWIQRFQNLRWLDLHSNEIEKLPESIGQLQSLMHLNVCNNKLTTKGIPTELSNLKNLRQLNLGLNGIDIVPSTIGALKELNEVGLFDNQISAVPNSVLNLPKLKKLNTKRNPIPPSEVEIKAKEQEAIHTVEALHLVNENDLCSECSSKCQQERCRMTKLRSIAIPAWKRHLVGDILTPNSTAKKV, encoded by the coding sequence ATGCCAAAAGCCAAAAAAGGTCCTAAGGGCAAAAAAATCAACCTGAAAACAGCAAAAAACTGCATCAAAGTTACTTATGATGGCAAGCGTAGACTGGATCTTTCCAAAATGGGAATTGCAGCAATGCCAAAGTGCATTTTAAAGCTTTGCGATGTGGAGGAGCTAGACCTGAGCCGAAATCTGATCCGGAAGATACCAGATTGGATCCAGCGCTTCCAGAATCTGCGCTGGTTAGATCTTCACAGCAATGAAATTGAAAAGCTCCCAGAGTCCATTGGCCAGCTACAATCTCTGATGCACCTCAATGTCTGCAACAATAAGTTGACTACAAAGGGCATTCCAACAGAGCTCAGCAACTTGAAGAATCTCCGACAACTTAATTTAGGGCTTAATGGTATCGACATTGTCCCTTCCACTATTGGGGCACTGAAGGAGCTGAATGAAGTGGGGTTGTTTGATAATCAAATTTCTGCTGTGCCCAACAGTGTTCTCAATTTGCCTAAACTTAAGAAGTTGAATACAAAGAGAAATCCAATACCACCATCAGAGGTGGAAATAAAAGCCAAGGAGCAGGAAGCTATTCATACAGTTGAAGCACTTCACCTTGTCAATGAGAATGATCTATGCAGTGAATGTTCATCCAAGTGCCAGCAGGAGAGGTGTAGGATGACCAAACTGAGGAGCATAGCTATTCCCGCATGGAAAAGACATCTTGTTGGTGACATATTAACACCAAATTCAACAGCTAAAAAAGTTTAA